The Saccharomonospora glauca K62 genome has a segment encoding these proteins:
- the coaD gene encoding pantetheine-phosphate adenylyltransferase, whose product MRRAVCPGSYDPATNGHLDIIERAAALFDEVVVAVLINPKKQGLFTIEERLEMLRETTRDLPNVRVDSWRGLLVDYCREHDIVAVAKGLRSVSDFDYELQMAQMNRELSGVETLLMSNNPAYSFLSSSLVKEVATYGGDVSDMVPAVVHERLKEKLAQRS is encoded by the coding sequence ATGCGGCGAGCGGTCTGTCCCGGTTCCTACGACCCAGCGACCAACGGGCACCTCGACATCATCGAACGCGCCGCCGCGCTGTTCGACGAGGTCGTCGTGGCCGTGCTCATCAATCCGAAGAAGCAGGGTCTGTTCACCATCGAGGAGCGCCTGGAAATGTTGCGCGAGACCACGCGCGACCTGCCCAACGTGCGGGTGGACTCGTGGCGCGGTCTGCTGGTCGACTACTGCCGCGAGCACGACATCGTCGCCGTCGCCAAGGGGCTGCGCTCGGTGAGTGACTTCGACTACGAGCTGCAGATGGCGCAGATGAACCGTGAGCTGTCCGGGGTGGAGACGCTGTTGATGTCCAACAACCCGGCGTACAGCTTCCTGTCGAGTTCGTTGGTCAAGGAGGTCGCCACCTACGGCGGCGACGTCAGCGACATGGTGCCCGCGGTGGTCCACGAACGCCTCAAGGAAAAGCTCGCCCAACGGAGCTGA